In one window of Fictibacillus phosphorivorans DNA:
- a CDS encoding type III pantothenate kinase has product MIFVFDVGNTNIVLGLYENDELKHHWRIHTSREKTEDEYGMLILDLFRHVNIHKEQIEGIIISSVVPPIMFALERMCVKYFNQRPIIVGPGIKTGLNIKYENPREVGADRIVNAVAAIHEYDAPLIIVDFGTATTYCYINENKQYMGGAIAPGINISTEALYTKAAKLPRIEIAKPEGVIGKNTVNAMQAGILYGYVGQVEGIVKRMKEQSEVEPKVIATGGLANLIAAESNVIDHVDPFLTLKGLLLIYDKNKND; this is encoded by the coding sequence ATGATTTTTGTGTTTGATGTCGGAAATACGAATATTGTTTTAGGACTCTACGAGAATGATGAACTGAAACATCATTGGAGAATTCATACATCACGTGAAAAAACAGAAGATGAGTATGGCATGCTGATACTCGATCTGTTCCGCCACGTTAATATTCATAAAGAGCAGATTGAAGGTATCATTATATCTTCGGTTGTTCCACCAATCATGTTTGCTTTAGAGCGCATGTGTGTGAAATATTTTAACCAACGCCCGATAATAGTGGGGCCAGGGATCAAAACAGGTCTAAATATTAAATACGAAAACCCAAGAGAAGTTGGAGCAGACCGAATTGTAAATGCGGTTGCTGCAATTCATGAATATGATGCACCATTGATTATCGTTGATTTTGGTACAGCCACTACGTATTGTTACATCAATGAAAACAAACAGTATATGGGTGGGGCCATCGCGCCGGGTATCAATATCTCTACAGAGGCTCTTTATACGAAAGCGGCTAAATTACCGCGTATTGAGATCGCTAAGCCTGAGGGTGTGATCGGGAAGAATACGGTTAATGCCATGCAAGCGGGTATTCTTTATGGATATGTAGGACAAGTAGAGGGTATTGTAAAAAGGATGAAAGAACAGTCTGAGGTTGAACCGAAAGTGATTGCGACCGGCGGACTTGCGAATTTAATTGCTGCGGAAAGCAACGTGATCGATCATGTTGATCCGTTTTTAACATTAAAAGGTCTATTGTTGATATACGATAAAAATAAGAATGATTAA
- the hslO gene encoding Hsp33 family molecular chaperone HslO, giving the protein MNDYLIKALACDGQIRAYAISSTEMVSEGQRRHDTWPTASAALGRAMTASTMMGMMLKGENNSITVKIEGGGPIGVIIVDSNTKGETRGYVTNPHTHFELNSKGKLDVARAVGKDGYLSVLKDIGMREKFTGQVPMVSGELGEDFTYYFASSEQVPSAVGVGVLVNPDNSIKASGGFIVQVMPNASDAIVDLLEERINAIPPISRLIEKGMTPEEILFELLGEDQVQILEKSPVRFQCTCSHERFGQAIVSLGEQEISDIIEEDGQAETNCQFCNATYIFTKEELQTLLDQAKA; this is encoded by the coding sequence ATGAATGATTATTTAATAAAGGCCCTTGCTTGTGATGGGCAGATTCGCGCTTATGCGATCTCTTCTACTGAGATGGTAAGTGAAGGACAGAGAAGACATGACACATGGCCAACTGCTTCAGCTGCATTAGGAAGAGCGATGACTGCATCAACCATGATGGGTATGATGCTAAAAGGTGAAAACAACAGTATAACGGTGAAGATTGAAGGCGGCGGTCCAATCGGAGTGATCATCGTAGATAGCAACACAAAAGGTGAGACACGTGGTTATGTAACGAACCCACATACTCATTTTGAGCTGAACAGCAAAGGAAAACTGGATGTAGCAAGAGCGGTAGGTAAAGATGGATACTTATCCGTTTTAAAAGATATCGGAATGCGTGAAAAGTTCACAGGACAAGTACCGATGGTTTCAGGGGAATTAGGAGAGGACTTCACGTATTACTTTGCTTCTTCTGAACAGGTGCCTTCTGCAGTAGGTGTTGGCGTTCTAGTGAATCCGGATAATTCGATCAAAGCGTCAGGCGGTTTTATCGTACAAGTGATGCCGAATGCTTCGGATGCAATCGTTGATTTACTTGAAGAAAGAATAAACGCGATTCCTCCGATTTCTCGATTGATCGAAAAAGGAATGACACCAGAAGAAATCTTATTTGAGCTTTTAGGAGAAGACCAAGTCCAAATCCTTGAGAAATCTCCTGTACGTTTTCAGTGCACGTGCTCACATGAGCGTTTTGGACAGGCGATCGTAAGTCTAGGAGAACAAGAAATCTCAGATATTATAGAAGAAGATGGCCAAGCTGAAACGAACTGTCAATTCTGCAACGCCACTTATATCTTTACAAAAGAAGAACTTCAAACCTTGCTTGATCAAGCAAAAGCGTAA
- the cysK gene encoding cysteine synthase A yields the protein MARVAQSITDLIGQTPVVKLNRITSEDMADVYLKLEFMNPGSSVKDRIALAMIEDAEKSGKLKAEDTIVEPTSGNTGIGLAMVAAAKGYKTVLVMPETMSLERRNLLRAYGADLVLTPGPEGMGGAIRKAEELAKEKGYFMPQQFKNEANPAIHRNTTGQEIVSQFPDGLDAFVSGIGTGGTITGAGQVLKEKYPEIKIYAVEPTDSPVLSGGKPGPHKIQGIGAGFVPDILKTDIYDEVLTISNDEAFEWARKAAREEGLLGGISSGAAISAALKVAKKLGKGKKVLAIIPSNGERYLSTPLYQFED from the coding sequence ATGGCAAGAGTGGCACAATCGATCACAGACCTGATCGGTCAAACACCTGTAGTGAAATTGAATCGCATCACATCAGAGGATATGGCAGATGTTTACCTAAAGTTAGAATTTATGAATCCGGGAAGCAGCGTGAAAGATCGAATCGCATTAGCGATGATAGAAGATGCTGAGAAGAGCGGAAAATTAAAAGCAGAAGATACAATTGTTGAACCAACTAGTGGTAACACAGGAATTGGTTTAGCGATGGTTGCTGCAGCAAAAGGATACAAAACGGTCCTTGTCATGCCTGAAACGATGAGTTTAGAAAGAAGAAACCTTTTGAGAGCTTATGGAGCGGATCTTGTACTCACTCCTGGACCAGAGGGAATGGGCGGAGCGATTAGAAAGGCGGAAGAACTAGCAAAAGAAAAAGGCTACTTCATGCCACAGCAGTTTAAGAATGAAGCGAACCCTGCCATCCACCGAAACACGACTGGCCAAGAAATCGTTTCGCAATTTCCTGATGGTCTGGACGCATTCGTTTCTGGAATCGGCACAGGTGGAACCATTACGGGTGCAGGTCAGGTCTTAAAAGAGAAATATCCAGAGATTAAGATCTATGCGGTGGAACCGACGGACTCCCCGGTATTGTCTGGTGGTAAACCAGGACCGCACAAGATACAAGGAATTGGTGCAGGTTTTGTGCCTGATATTTTAAAAACAGATATTTACGATGAAGTGTTAACCATCTCAAACGATGAGGCCTTCGAATGGGCGAGAAAGGCAGCGCGTGAAGAAGGGCTTTTAGGCGGAATCTCATCAGGTGCAGCGATCTCGGCAGCATTAAAAGTTGCTAAAAAGCTTGGTAAAGGCAAAAAGGTATTAGCGATCATTCCAAGTAATGGAGAACGTTACTTAAGTACGCCGCTGTACCAATTTGAAGATTGA
- a CDS encoding anthranilate synthase component I family protein produces the protein MNKKWHVMHSCIPLSKEEWFYKYKFLAATEPRHVLLESGRTGKYSIIGLSPFAEVTGKQDVLTIRTDEGSTTRKGPIYEQFQNWFKDFDVERVEGLPDFTGGAIGYLSYDLTREFEKLPATSEDDLGLPDLYFLLFRDVFVYEHETSMLWIVTLTENKDDSYNIDKLRAYKEMWEAPLSAVEVDQENQNYPIEDFKHVSMTEDVFVEAVKKIQSYISDGDVFQVNLSVRQSKALRTTPLNVYEELRRINPSPYMSYLETPDFQLVSASPELLVKKKGELISTRPIAGTRPRGRTEEEDIELANTLIQNEKERAEHVMLVDLERNDLGKVSVYGSVNVDEFMVIERYSHVMHIVSNVVGTLRPEFDAFDCIKATFPGGTITGAPKVRTMEIIEELEPVRRGVYTGSIGWIGFNGDTEMNIAIRTMVCQNETAHVQAGAGIVIDSIPESEYRESLKKAEALWRAKEQSELGSILV, from the coding sequence ATGAACAAAAAATGGCATGTCATGCATTCATGTATACCTCTATCTAAAGAAGAGTGGTTCTACAAATATAAATTCTTAGCGGCGACTGAGCCTCGCCATGTTTTACTAGAGAGCGGAAGAACTGGAAAGTACAGCATTATCGGTCTTTCACCGTTTGCGGAAGTCACTGGTAAACAAGACGTCCTAACTATAAGAACAGATGAAGGTTCTACTACACGTAAAGGTCCTATTTATGAACAGTTTCAAAATTGGTTCAAAGATTTTGATGTAGAGCGAGTAGAAGGACTTCCTGACTTTACGGGTGGAGCTATCGGATACTTGAGCTATGATCTAACGCGCGAGTTTGAAAAACTGCCAGCAACTTCAGAAGATGATCTAGGTCTTCCTGATTTGTACTTCTTGCTGTTTAGAGATGTTTTTGTTTATGAACATGAAACGAGTATGTTGTGGATCGTAACTCTGACAGAAAATAAGGATGACTCGTATAACATAGACAAGTTGCGAGCTTATAAAGAAATGTGGGAAGCGCCGCTTTCTGCCGTAGAGGTTGACCAAGAGAATCAGAACTATCCCATTGAAGATTTTAAACACGTTTCCATGACAGAGGATGTTTTTGTAGAGGCTGTTAAAAAGATTCAAAGTTATATTTCTGATGGTGATGTGTTTCAAGTGAATCTTTCTGTGCGCCAGTCAAAGGCACTACGAACTACTCCATTAAACGTTTATGAAGAATTAAGAAGAATCAACCCATCTCCATATATGAGTTACTTAGAAACACCAGACTTTCAGCTTGTTAGTGCTTCACCAGAACTTTTAGTAAAGAAAAAAGGTGAACTGATTAGCACGCGTCCGATCGCGGGAACACGACCACGAGGCAGAACAGAGGAAGAAGATATCGAGCTTGCAAACACGCTGATTCAAAATGAGAAAGAACGAGCGGAACATGTGATGCTCGTCGATCTTGAACGAAACGATCTTGGTAAAGTTTCGGTTTACGGCAGTGTGAATGTGGACGAGTTCATGGTGATCGAAAGGTATTCCCACGTGATGCATATTGTCTCGAATGTAGTGGGCACATTACGGCCAGAATTTGATGCGTTCGATTGCATCAAAGCGACATTCCCAGGTGGTACGATCACGGGTGCTCCTAAAGTAAGAACGATGGAGATCATCGAAGAGCTAGAACCTGTTCGTAGAGGTGTGTACACAGGAAGTATCGGCTGGATCGGTTTTAACGGTGATACGGAAATGAATATCGCAATTCGGACGATGGTATGTCAAAATGAAACTGCACACGTTCAAGCGGGTGCGGGTATCGTTATTGACTCCATACCTGAAAGTGAGTACAGAGAAAGTCTAAAAAAAGCAGAGGCGCTGTGGCGTGCCAAAGAGCAGAGTGAGCTCGGGTCAATTTTGGTATAA
- the pabA gene encoding aminodeoxychorismate/anthranilate synthase component II, with protein sequence MILMIDNYDSFTYNLVQYLGEMGEELVVKRNDEITIQEIEQLNPDFLMISPGPCSPNEAGISLEAISHFAGKTPIFGVCLGHQSIAQVFGGDVVRAERLMHGKVSPVLHDGKTVYNGLAQEFPATRYHSLIVKRETLPDCFEISSWTSEGEIMGIRHKELPIEGVQYHPESILTEDGKKLLRNFIDFYKGKEVTCTSI encoded by the coding sequence ATGATTTTAATGATTGATAACTACGATTCTTTTACGTACAACCTCGTTCAGTATTTAGGTGAGATGGGTGAGGAGCTAGTCGTAAAACGAAACGATGAGATAACGATTCAAGAGATTGAACAGTTGAATCCAGATTTCTTAATGATTTCACCAGGACCATGTTCTCCGAATGAAGCAGGTATCTCGCTAGAAGCGATCTCGCATTTTGCAGGAAAGACACCGATCTTCGGGGTCTGTTTAGGTCATCAGTCGATCGCGCAAGTGTTTGGTGGAGACGTGGTGCGTGCAGAGCGATTGATGCATGGCAAAGTGTCTCCTGTTCTTCATGACGGGAAGACCGTGTATAACGGACTTGCGCAAGAGTTTCCTGCAACACGTTACCATTCACTGATCGTAAAAAGAGAAACATTGCCTGATTGCTTTGAGATATCTTCTTGGACAAGTGAAGGAGAGATCATGGGGATTCGACATAAAGAACTGCCGATCGAAGGCGTTCAATATCATCCGGAGTCCATACTAACGGAAGACGGAAAGAAATTGCTAAGAAACTTTATTGATTTTTATAAAGGCAAGGAAGTTACATGTACATCTATTTAA
- the pabC gene encoding aminodeoxychorismate lyase: protein MYIYLNGKVVSKDDAMISPYDHGFMYGLGAFETFRTYDGFPFLIHEHLNRLHEALNELNIDLVLDEDTVIEMVRILLAKNKMNDAYFRLNVSAGVGDIGLQKEPYVEPVVVLYTKPLLDTSSVSEKELVLLKTRRNTPEGEKRLKSHHYLNSILGKRELASINQEGVFLTQEGNISEGTVSNLFWYRDNKLYTPHTSTGILEGITRKWVMHVSERVNIPLKTGNYTIEALTEADEVFLTNSIQELVPVSHFQDTTFLGAEGEVYQKFRELYMNHTKKQYRSI from the coding sequence ATGTACATCTATTTAAACGGAAAAGTAGTCTCCAAAGATGATGCTATGATTTCACCCTATGATCATGGCTTCATGTATGGTTTAGGAGCGTTTGAAACCTTTAGAACCTATGACGGTTTTCCTTTTTTAATTCATGAACACTTGAACAGGCTGCATGAAGCGTTAAACGAGTTGAATATCGATCTTGTGCTAGATGAAGACACGGTTATTGAGATGGTGAGGATACTCCTCGCTAAAAATAAGATGAATGACGCATATTTTAGACTTAATGTATCAGCTGGCGTGGGTGATATCGGATTACAGAAAGAGCCCTATGTGGAACCTGTCGTTGTTTTGTATACGAAGCCTCTCTTGGACACAAGTTCTGTTTCAGAAAAAGAGCTGGTTCTTCTTAAAACGAGACGCAATACGCCAGAAGGTGAGAAGCGGCTGAAATCTCATCACTATTTAAATAGCATCTTAGGCAAGAGAGAACTTGCTTCTATAAATCAAGAAGGCGTTTTCCTGACCCAAGAAGGTAATATCAGTGAAGGAACCGTATCCAACCTCTTTTGGTACAGAGATAACAAGCTATATACTCCTCACACGTCCACTGGGATTTTAGAGGGGATCACCCGAAAATGGGTTATGCATGTTTCAGAACGTGTGAACATTCCTCTAAAAACGGGGAACTATACTATTGAGGCTTTAACGGAAGCGGATGAAGTTTTCCTGACGAACTCGATACAAGAGCTCGTTCCAGTCAGTCATTTTCAAGATACAACGTTTCTTGGGGCTGAAGGTGAAGTGTATCAGAAGTTTAGAGAGCTCTACATGAACCATACGAAGAAACAATATCGAAGTATCTGA
- the folP gene encoding dihydropteroate synthase — protein sequence MHEMMLKLQKVNCGEYVLDFSKKTYVMGILNVTPDSFSDGGHHNRIEQAISHAKQMVEDGADIIDIGGESTRPGAEKVSLEQELERVIPVIEALRKEVNVPLSIDTYKAETAYQAIQAGAHIINDVWGAKFDPDMPRVMAETNVPVILMHNRFDTNYQEFMPDLIADLEHSIAIAVKAGVNPDNIILDPGVGFVKTFEQNLETIRRLNEIVQMGYPVLLGTSRKSMIGKALDLPVEERVEGTGATVCLGIERGCSIVRVHDVKEMSRMTKMMDIMLKKGTVSHG from the coding sequence ATGCACGAAATGATGCTAAAGCTGCAAAAAGTGAACTGCGGTGAGTACGTACTTGATTTTTCTAAAAAAACATATGTGATGGGTATTCTTAATGTGACGCCAGATTCATTTTCGGATGGCGGACATCATAACAGAATCGAACAGGCGATCTCTCATGCGAAACAGATGGTGGAAGACGGCGCTGATATCATTGACATAGGCGGAGAATCCACGAGACCTGGTGCTGAGAAAGTGTCGCTCGAACAAGAGCTGGAGCGTGTCATTCCTGTAATAGAGGCATTAAGAAAAGAAGTAAACGTTCCTTTATCGATTGATACCTATAAAGCAGAGACTGCCTACCAAGCGATACAAGCAGGTGCTCATATCATCAACGATGTTTGGGGAGCTAAATTTGATCCAGACATGCCAAGGGTGATGGCCGAGACAAATGTGCCGGTCATTCTCATGCATAACCGGTTTGATACGAACTACCAAGAATTCATGCCAGATCTGATTGCTGATCTTGAGCATAGTATCGCGATTGCCGTTAAGGCGGGAGTTAACCCTGACAACATCATTTTAGATCCAGGTGTTGGTTTTGTAAAAACGTTCGAACAAAACCTTGAAACGATCAGAAGATTGAATGAGATTGTTCAGATGGGCTATCCTGTCTTATTAGGAACATCGCGTAAATCGATGATCGGTAAAGCACTCGATCTGCCAGTCGAAGAGCGGGTAGAGGGAACAGGTGCGACCGTTTGTCTCGGAATTGAACGCGGCTGTTCGATCGTTCGCG